From the Streptomyces nigrescens genome, one window contains:
- a CDS encoding metallophosphoesterase, whose protein sequence is MAGETPAPAPPPGVPSGTPAGSPVPPVGPPLHLPAGAPAAPPVAPPAAPPAELPEEYTPTARDLPVISPGRTDTLIDRPAVVPVPEPAMDPDAPEGMGPLYVVGDVHGYYDELREALAAEGLIDADGNWAAGNARLWFLGDFTDRGPDGIGVIDLVMQLSAEAAAAGGYCKALMGNHELLLLGAKRFGDTPVQSGAGTASFQAAWLLNGGQKTDMDRLEDHHLQWMARLDAVMEEDGHLLVHSDTTAYLEYGDSIEAVNDTVHDVLTRSDADEVWDLFRKFTKRFAFRDESGSEAVRELLDAYGGDRVVHGHSPIPYLLGEVGTEDGESDSVAVDGPHVYADGLAIAMDGGITMAGKLLVVQLPLAG, encoded by the coding sequence ATGGCGGGAGAAACTCCGGCGCCTGCTCCGCCGCCCGGAGTGCCTTCCGGCACGCCCGCCGGGTCCCCCGTGCCGCCCGTCGGCCCGCCGCTCCATCTGCCCGCCGGTGCCCCTGCCGCGCCTCCCGTTGCGCCGCCGGCCGCCCCGCCGGCCGAGCTGCCCGAGGAGTACACCCCGACCGCGCGTGACCTCCCGGTCATCAGCCCCGGTCGTACGGACACCCTCATCGACCGCCCGGCGGTCGTCCCGGTGCCCGAACCCGCCATGGACCCCGACGCGCCCGAGGGCATGGGCCCGTTGTACGTCGTCGGCGATGTGCACGGCTACTACGACGAGCTGCGCGAGGCGCTGGCCGCCGAGGGCCTGATCGACGCCGACGGCAACTGGGCGGCGGGCAACGCCCGGCTCTGGTTCCTCGGCGACTTCACCGACCGCGGCCCGGACGGGATCGGCGTCATCGACCTCGTCATGCAGCTCTCCGCCGAGGCCGCGGCGGCCGGCGGCTACTGCAAAGCCCTGATGGGCAATCACGAACTCCTGCTGCTGGGCGCCAAGCGGTTCGGTGACACCCCCGTACAGTCCGGCGCCGGCACCGCGTCCTTCCAGGCGGCCTGGCTCCTCAACGGCGGCCAGAAGACCGATATGGACCGTCTGGAGGACCACCACCTCCAGTGGATGGCCCGGCTGGACGCCGTGATGGAGGAGGACGGGCATCTGCTCGTGCACTCCGACACCACCGCCTACCTCGAATACGGCGACTCCATCGAGGCCGTCAACGACACCGTCCACGACGTGCTCACCCGCAGCGACGCGGATGAAGTCTGGGATCTCTTCCGGAAGTTCACCAAGCGCTTCGCCTTCCGCGACGAATCCGGCTCGGAAGCCGTCCGGGAACTCCTCGATGCCTACGGTGGCGACCGCGTCGTCCACGGCCACAGCCCCATCCCGTATCTGCTGGGCGAGGTCGGCACGGAGGACGGCGAGAGCGACAGCGTCGCGGTCGACGGTCCGCATGTCTACGCCGACGGTCTGGCCATCGCCATGGACGGCGGCATCACGATGGCCGGAAAGCTCTTGGTCGTTCAACTCCCGCTGGCCGGCTGA
- a CDS encoding LysR family transcriptional regulator produces MLERLETQIFLTLAEELHFGRTAERLRITTGRVSQVIKKLERRTGSRLFDRNSRTVRLTAIGRQLADDLAPLVAAMEGALQRAVDAGCGVTGELRVAFLGEWTAPVLLRAVGLFAERHPDCRVDVREVQLSNSRASLLDGSIDILLASYPFDEMACGPVLLREKRVLAVAAGHPLAGERSVSVEVLAEHPVVQYPAATSAAFKRDRTPDRTPSGRPVEKGPAGGSFSEMLTLVARGRGVLPVGASSRQYYPRPDVTYVPLHDAKPIERGLVWPEGNTTERVREFVRAAADLAEIP; encoded by the coding sequence TTGCTGGAACGGCTGGAGACCCAGATCTTCCTGACGCTTGCCGAGGAGTTGCACTTCGGCCGGACCGCCGAGCGGCTGCGGATCACGACCGGGCGGGTCAGCCAGGTGATCAAGAAGCTGGAACGCCGGACAGGCAGCAGGCTGTTCGACCGAAACAGCCGTACCGTCCGACTCACCGCGATCGGACGGCAGTTGGCCGATGACCTGGCGCCACTGGTCGCCGCCATGGAGGGGGCGCTGCAAAGGGCGGTCGACGCCGGTTGCGGTGTGACGGGAGAACTGCGGGTCGCCTTCCTCGGCGAGTGGACGGCACCTGTGCTGCTCAGGGCGGTCGGCTTGTTCGCGGAACGTCATCCCGACTGCCGCGTCGACGTCCGGGAGGTTCAGCTGTCCAATTCCCGGGCGAGTCTGCTCGACGGCTCGATCGATATTCTCCTCGCCTCCTATCCGTTCGACGAAATGGCCTGCGGGCCGGTGTTGCTGAGGGAGAAACGGGTGCTCGCCGTGGCGGCGGGGCATCCGCTGGCCGGTGAGCGGTCGGTGTCGGTCGAGGTACTCGCGGAACACCCCGTGGTGCAGTACCCGGCGGCGACCTCAGCGGCATTCAAGAGGGACCGCACACCGGACCGCACCCCGTCGGGCAGGCCCGTGGAGAAGGGGCCCGCCGGCGGGTCGTTCTCCGAGATGCTCACCCTGGTCGCGAGGGGCAGGGGCGTCCTCCCGGTCGGGGCGTCCTCCCGGCAGTACTACCCCCGGCCGGACGTCACCTACGTGCCCCTGCACGACGCGAAGCCGATCGAACGGGGACTGGTCTGGCCGGAGGGGAACACCACGGAGCGAGTGCGCGAGTTCGTGCGGGCTGCGGCCGACCTCGCCGAGATTCCCTGA
- a CDS encoding VOC family protein has translation MRVTGFDHLVLNVEDIERSLDFYIGLLGLEPVRVAEWRSGKAPFPSVRITPETIIDLVSGARGEANVDHICLTVEPLDWDEVIESGAFSVVRGPIEVFGARGTAISIYVQDPDGNTVELRWYPQDVAA, from the coding sequence GTGCGCGTCACCGGATTCGACCACCTGGTCCTCAATGTCGAGGACATCGAGCGGTCCCTGGACTTCTACATCGGACTCCTCGGCCTGGAACCGGTACGCGTTGCGGAGTGGCGGTCCGGCAAGGCCCCGTTCCCGTCGGTGAGAATCACTCCGGAGACCATCATCGACTTGGTCAGCGGCGCCCGCGGGGAAGCCAACGTCGACCACATCTGTCTCACCGTGGAACCGCTCGACTGGGACGAGGTCATCGAGTCGGGAGCCTTCTCCGTCGTCCGGGGCCCCATCGAGGTCTTCGGCGCGCGGGGCACCGCCATATCGATCTACGTCCAGGACCCGGACGGCAACACCGTGGAACTGCGCTGGTACCCGCAGGACGTCGCAGCCTGA
- the thiC gene encoding phosphomethylpyrimidine synthase ThiC, whose product MTLQDARTPENGANGDEKSQIGWHKGYVSGSRPDLRVPVRRVHLTNGKDVTLYDTSGPYTDPNIETDVRRGLAPLRENWIIGRGDTEEYSGRPLRPEDDGLKHTSPRGGLKNLDAVFPGRPRQPRRGREGAAVTQLAYAQRGEITTEMEYVALREKVTPEFVRDEIAAGRAVLPANVNHPEIEPMIIGKNFLVKVNANIGNSAVTSSIEEEVEKMTWATRWGADTVMDLSTGRNIHTTREWVLRNSPVPIGTVPLYQALEKVDGKAEELTWEIYKDTVIEQAEQGVDYMTVHAGVLLRYVPLTARRKTGIVSRGGSIMAAWCLAHHQESFLYTHFEELCEILASYDVTYSLGDGLRPGSIADANDEAQFAELRTLGELNTIAKRHGVQTMIEGPGHVPMHKIKENIDLQQEICEEAPFYTLGPLTTDIAPAYDHITSGIGAAMIAWWGTAMLCYVTPKEHLGLPDRDDVKTGVITYKIAAHAADLAKGHPGAQEWDDALSDARFEFRWEDQFNLALDPDTARAFHDATLPAEPAKTAHFCSMCGPKFCSMKISQSITDRFGGDEGSTPEEIEAGMLEKSREFAESGNRVYLPLAN is encoded by the coding sequence ATGACTCTGCAGGATGCACGCACGCCCGAAAACGGTGCCAACGGTGACGAAAAGTCGCAGATCGGCTGGCACAAGGGCTACGTCTCCGGATCGCGCCCGGACCTTCGGGTGCCGGTCCGGCGGGTGCACCTCACCAACGGCAAGGACGTGACGCTCTACGACACGTCAGGGCCGTACACCGACCCCAATATCGAAACCGACGTCCGCCGTGGCCTGGCGCCGCTGCGGGAGAACTGGATCATCGGCCGCGGCGACACCGAGGAGTACTCGGGCCGCCCCCTGCGGCCGGAGGACGACGGCCTCAAGCACACCTCGCCGCGCGGCGGGCTCAAGAACCTCGACGCGGTCTTCCCGGGCCGCCCCCGTCAGCCGCGACGCGGCCGTGAGGGCGCCGCGGTCACCCAGCTCGCGTACGCCCAGCGCGGCGAGATCACCACGGAGATGGAGTACGTCGCCCTCCGTGAGAAGGTCACGCCCGAGTTCGTCCGCGACGAGATCGCGGCCGGCCGTGCGGTGCTGCCGGCCAACGTCAACCACCCGGAGATCGAGCCGATGATCATCGGCAAGAACTTCCTGGTGAAGGTGAACGCCAACATCGGCAATTCGGCGGTCACTTCCTCCATCGAGGAGGAGGTGGAGAAGATGACCTGGGCGACCCGTTGGGGCGCCGACACGGTGATGGACCTGTCCACCGGCCGCAATATCCACACCACCCGCGAGTGGGTGCTGCGCAACTCCCCCGTCCCCATCGGCACCGTCCCCCTCTACCAGGCGCTGGAGAAGGTCGACGGCAAGGCCGAGGAGCTGACCTGGGAGATCTACAAGGACACCGTCATCGAGCAGGCCGAACAGGGCGTCGACTACATGACGGTGCACGCCGGTGTGCTGCTCCGCTATGTGCCCCTCACGGCCCGCCGCAAGACCGGCATCGTCTCCCGCGGCGGTTCGATCATGGCCGCGTGGTGCCTGGCGCACCACCAGGAGTCCTTCCTCTACACGCACTTCGAGGAGCTCTGCGAGATCCTCGCCTCCTACGACGTGACCTACTCGCTCGGTGACGGTCTGCGCCCCGGCTCCATCGCGGACGCCAACGACGAGGCGCAGTTCGCGGAGCTGCGGACGCTCGGCGAGCTGAACACCATCGCCAAGCGGCACGGCGTACAGACCATGATCGAGGGCCCGGGACATGTCCCGATGCACAAGATCAAGGAGAACATCGACCTCCAGCAGGAGATCTGCGAAGAGGCGCCGTTCTACACGCTCGGCCCGCTGACCACCGACATCGCGCCCGCCTACGACCACATCACCTCCGGTATCGGCGCGGCGATGATCGCCTGGTGGGGCACCGCGATGCTCTGCTACGTCACACCCAAGGAGCACCTGGGTCTGCCGGACCGCGACGACGTCAAGACCGGCGTCATCACGTACAAGATCGCGGCGCATGCGGCGGACCTGGCCAAGGGCCACCCCGGCGCCCAGGAATGGGACGACGCGCTCTCCGACGCCCGCTTCGAGTTCCGCTGGGAGGACCAGTTCAACCTGGCCCTCGACCCGGACACGGCCCGCGCCTTCCACGACGCGACGCTGCCCGCCGAACCGGCGAAGACGGCCCACTTCTGCTCGATGTGCGGCCCGAAGTTCTGCTCGATGAAGATCAGCCAGAGCATCACCGACCGGTTCGGTGGTGACGAGGGCTCCACCCCCGAGGAGATCGAGGCGGGGATGCTGGAGAAGTCCAGGGAATTCGCGGAGAGCGGGAACCGGGTGTACCTGCCACTGGCGAACTGA
- a CDS encoding YibE/F family protein translates to MSAHESHHHSAPHSHAHGHGPAAPVSRHLRKVIAAVLIPFAAAVAVGLFVLWPGGAPPHKPSGVGFDQPTETARVVKVAEVNCADVHAEQQPQPPSPTGQPPTGGADKGKPCQQATIEVTTGENKGRTFQTVVTPDALRHYTTGQEVVVSYSPKAPKDLQYSISDVDRSLPMWLLAAIFAFAVVIVGRLRGLLALVALAASFVVLTLFILPAILQGSNPLVVAVVGGSAIMLIALYLCHGLTARTSVAVLGTLASLLLIGLLGSVFIGWALLTGNTDDTTGLVHGLYPDIEIRGLLLAGIIIGSLGVLDDVTVTQTAAVWELKEADPSAGWRKLYGAAMRIGRDHIASVVNTLVLAYAGAALPLLLLFSIAQSSVGTVASSEVVAEEIVRTLVGSIGLVAAVPLTTLLAALVVSADRKERSAPTGDEAGAGQMTGAEAGAAVGVTGGVPASPTGGRQGRRGGRGKRRKQ, encoded by the coding sequence GTGTCCGCTCACGAGTCCCACCACCACTCCGCCCCGCACTCCCATGCGCACGGCCATGGTCCTGCCGCGCCCGTCTCCCGGCATCTGCGCAAGGTCATCGCGGCGGTACTGATCCCGTTCGCGGCCGCGGTGGCGGTCGGCCTGTTTGTGCTCTGGCCGGGCGGTGCACCGCCCCACAAACCGTCAGGGGTCGGCTTCGACCAGCCCACGGAGACGGCCAGAGTGGTCAAAGTGGCGGAGGTGAACTGTGCGGACGTCCATGCCGAACAGCAGCCCCAGCCCCCGTCGCCGACGGGGCAGCCACCGACCGGGGGAGCGGACAAGGGCAAGCCCTGCCAGCAGGCGACGATCGAAGTCACCACCGGAGAGAACAAGGGGCGCACCTTCCAGACGGTGGTGACACCGGACGCCCTGCGCCACTACACCACCGGCCAGGAGGTGGTGGTGTCGTACTCCCCCAAGGCACCGAAGGATCTGCAGTACTCGATCAGCGATGTCGACCGGTCGCTCCCGATGTGGCTGCTGGCCGCGATCTTTGCGTTCGCCGTGGTGATCGTCGGCCGACTGCGCGGACTGCTCGCACTGGTGGCGCTGGCGGCCAGCTTCGTGGTCCTGACGCTGTTCATCCTTCCGGCGATCCTGCAGGGCTCCAATCCGCTGGTGGTGGCGGTGGTCGGGGGCAGCGCCATCATGCTGATCGCGCTGTACCTGTGCCATGGACTGACGGCCCGCACCTCCGTGGCGGTGCTCGGCACCCTCGCGTCGCTGCTGCTGATCGGGCTGCTCGGATCGGTGTTCATCGGCTGGGCGCTGCTGACCGGCAACACCGACGACACGACCGGGCTGGTGCACGGTCTGTACCCGGACATCGAGATCCGCGGTCTGCTGCTGGCGGGCATCATCATCGGTTCGCTGGGTGTGCTCGACGATGTGACGGTGACCCAGACCGCCGCGGTCTGGGAGCTCAAGGAGGCGGACCCGTCGGCCGGCTGGCGCAAGCTGTACGGCGCCGCGATGCGGATCGGCCGGGACCACATCGCGTCCGTCGTCAACACCCTTGTGCTGGCCTACGCGGGTGCCGCACTGCCGCTGCTTTTGCTGTTCTCGATCGCACAGAGCAGCGTCGGTACGGTCGCCTCGAGCGAGGTGGTCGCGGAGGAGATCGTCCGCACGCTCGTGGGCAGCATCGGGCTGGTCGCCGCGGTGCCGCTGACCACCCTGCTGGCCGCGCTGGTCGTCTCGGCGGACCGGAAGGAGCGGAGCGCGCCGACCGGCGACGAGGCGGGAGCCGGACAGATGACCGGGGCCGAAGCCGGGGCGGCTGTCGGGGTCACCGGCGGCGTGCCGGCGAGCCCCACGGGTGGCAGGCAGGGACGACGTGGGGGACGCGGCAAGCGACGTAAGCAGTGA
- a CDS encoding SsgA family sporulation/cell division regulator, whose amino-acid sequence MTDTVQAEVIMSFVVSEELAFRIPVELDFASADPYAVRLTFDLPGDAPVTWAFGRELLLDGLSRPSGEGDVRIEPASPEHLSDVLISLQVGAERALFRVSAAPLVAFLDRTDRLVPLGKEEVCATLEAVLDQILTEAPAG is encoded by the coding sequence ATGACCGACACAGTTCAGGCAGAAGTGATCATGAGCTTCGTCGTCTCGGAGGAGCTTGCGTTCCGGATTCCGGTGGAGCTGGACTTCGCCAGCGCCGATCCGTATGCCGTCCGCCTCACCTTCGATCTGCCCGGCGATGCGCCGGTGACCTGGGCGTTCGGCCGGGAGCTGCTGCTGGACGGGCTGAGCCGGCCGTCCGGTGAGGGCGATGTGCGTATCGAGCCGGCCTCCCCCGAGCACCTCAGCGATGTCCTCATCAGCCTTCAAGTCGGCGCCGAGCGTGCGCTGTTCCGGGTGAGTGCGGCGCCGCTGGTCGCCTTCCTGGACCGTACGGACCGGCTGGTCCCGCTGGGCAAGGAAGAGGTCTGCGCCACCCTGGAGGCCGTACTGGACCAGATCCTCACGGAGGCCCCGGCCGGCTGA
- a CDS encoding IclR family transcriptional regulator has product MVNGESASHPTLIGSVQRALRLLEAVGAHADGAPAKQLAREAGLPLPTTYHLLRTLTHEGYLRREDGVFVLGEAAEAIGGAGARRRQRAHISEALAVAGRELGAAVYFAVYREGEVEVVAVTDDPARPPVTEWVDFRATAHAHAIGQCLLAQLDEATRKEHLARHPVQPITPFSVRTEDDLLHRLDTVRRGQVAYERQEYALGTVCSALPVQVGAAAATLAVSLPVDELRRLRSVTDRLRKMAEATLTTLAFSISI; this is encoded by the coding sequence ATCGTGAACGGTGAATCCGCCTCCCATCCCACCTTGATCGGCTCGGTGCAGCGCGCGCTCCGGCTACTGGAGGCGGTGGGCGCACATGCCGACGGCGCGCCCGCCAAGCAACTGGCCAGGGAAGCCGGGCTGCCGCTGCCGACGACCTACCACCTGCTGCGGACCCTGACGCACGAGGGCTATCTCCGGCGTGAGGACGGTGTGTTCGTCCTCGGAGAGGCGGCCGAGGCCATCGGCGGGGCCGGAGCCAGGCGCCGGCAACGGGCCCATATCTCCGAGGCGCTCGCCGTGGCGGGACGGGAACTGGGTGCCGCCGTCTACTTCGCTGTCTACCGGGAGGGTGAAGTGGAGGTGGTGGCGGTGACCGATGACCCGGCACGGCCGCCGGTCACGGAGTGGGTCGACTTCCGTGCCACCGCACACGCCCATGCGATCGGGCAATGTCTGCTCGCGCAGCTCGACGAGGCAACGAGGAAGGAGCATCTGGCGCGCCATCCCGTCCAGCCGATAACGCCCTTTTCCGTGCGAACTGAGGACGATTTACTGCATCGTTTGGATACGGTGCGTCGCGGCCAAGTCGCCTACGAGCGTCAGGAATATGCCCTGGGCACGGTGTGCTCCGCTCTTCCCGTCCAGGTCGGGGCGGCCGCCGCGACGTTGGCGGTTTCCCTGCCCGTGGACGAACTGCGTCGATTGCGGTCCGTTACAGACCGACTACGGAAAATGGCGGAGGCGACACTAACGACACTCGCCTTCTCTATCAGTATCTGA
- a CDS encoding DUF5326 family protein, translated as MAGKGIFAGLPWWVTWVVVPVILIVVFGGLIATALGFLIGVLFKVLIAAALIAGVIYLVRRASGSSSSSSKSDW; from the coding sequence GTGGCCGGTAAGGGGATATTCGCAGGGCTTCCGTGGTGGGTCACCTGGGTCGTGGTGCCCGTCATCCTGATCGTCGTCTTCGGCGGACTGATCGCCACCGCGCTCGGCTTCCTGATCGGCGTGCTGTTCAAGGTCCTCATCGCGGCGGCCCTGATCGCCGGAGTCATCTACCTCGTCCGCAGGGCCAGCGGCTCGTCCTCTTCCTCGTCGAAGAGCGACTGGTAA
- a CDS encoding cupin domain-containing protein — protein MKAFRLEELEAERAANDGAYLQFLRERNMSVGLYALDAGSIDPQQPHAQDEVYLVVSGRAAITVGQETQSVARGSVVYVPAGVPHKFHHISEDLRVMVVFSPPES, from the coding sequence ATGAAGGCTTTCAGACTGGAAGAGCTGGAAGCGGAGCGGGCCGCGAACGACGGTGCGTATCTGCAGTTCCTACGGGAACGCAATATGTCGGTCGGGCTCTATGCGCTGGATGCCGGCAGCATCGATCCACAGCAGCCGCATGCCCAGGACGAGGTGTATCTCGTGGTCAGCGGCCGGGCGGCGATCACCGTCGGGCAGGAGACACAGTCGGTGGCACGGGGCAGCGTGGTCTATGTGCCGGCCGGGGTGCCCCACAAGTTCCACCACATCAGCGAGGACCTCCGGGTGATGGTGGTCTTCTCTCCTCCTGAGAGCTAA
- a CDS encoding phage holin family protein has protein sequence MKHFLVKTIANAAALAVAIWLLKDITLTGENTGRQILTLILVALIFGLVNFLVKPVVKLLSFPLFILTLGLITLVVNALMLLLTSWLAGKADLAFHVGGFWTALLGGVIISIVAWAMHVVLPDED, from the coding sequence ATGAAGCATTTTCTGGTCAAGACGATCGCCAATGCCGCGGCGCTTGCCGTGGCCATCTGGCTGCTCAAGGACATCACGCTCACCGGTGAGAACACCGGCCGCCAAATACTGACACTCATCCTCGTCGCGCTGATCTTCGGGCTGGTCAATTTCCTGGTCAAGCCCGTGGTGAAGCTGCTCTCGTTCCCCCTGTTCATCCTCACGCTCGGCCTGATCACGCTGGTCGTGAACGCGCTGATGCTGCTGCTGACCTCCTGGCTCGCCGGCAAGGCCGATCTCGCCTTCCATGTGGGCGGCTTCTGGACGGCACTGCTCGGCGGCGTGATCATCTCCATCGTCGCCTGGGCGATGCATGTGGTCCTTCCCGACGAGGACTGA
- a CDS encoding low molecular weight protein-tyrosine-phosphatase, whose translation MAEAVFRAHLAEAGLDGLVEVDSAGTGGWHEGDGADPRTVAVLRAGGYEHAHTARQFHASWFDRLDLVIALDSGHLRELRRLAPTAGDAAKVRLLRAYGPGPATGATADRGSGPVSAPASDPALSGDLDVPDPYYGGFEGFEECLEMVETASEGLLTAVRAALPARTAVTARAPEHDNRRAAREPHQPQQKESA comes from the coding sequence ATGGCGGAGGCCGTCTTCCGCGCCCACCTCGCGGAGGCCGGGCTCGACGGCCTGGTCGAGGTCGACAGCGCGGGGACCGGCGGCTGGCACGAGGGCGATGGAGCCGACCCGCGCACGGTCGCCGTACTGCGCGCGGGCGGCTATGAACACGCTCACACCGCCCGCCAGTTCCATGCCTCCTGGTTCGACCGCCTCGACCTGGTCATCGCGCTCGACTCCGGCCATCTGCGCGAGCTGCGGCGCCTGGCCCCCACCGCAGGGGACGCCGCCAAGGTCCGCCTGCTGCGTGCGTACGGGCCGGGCCCGGCGACGGGCGCGACGGCGGACAGGGGCTCGGGCCCGGTGTCCGCCCCTGCCTCCGACCCGGCTCTCTCCGGCGATCTCGACGTACCCGATCCGTACTACGGCGGCTTCGAGGGCTTCGAGGAGTGCCTGGAGATGGTCGAGACGGCGAGCGAAGGCCTGCTGACCGCGGTCCGCGCCGCGCTCCCGGCCCGTACCGCCGTCACGGCCCGCGCCCCCGAGCACGACAACCGGCGCGCTGCCCGGGAACCGCATCAGCCGCAGCAGAAGGAGAGCGCATGA
- a CDS encoding cystathionine gamma-lyase: MTGDGTRAVRAGLPEPEAYEPTLPGPVFAAHYHLPGDAVGPYTYGRDANPTWTRLEQAIGELESPDESAHTVAFASGMAAITAVLFSQLRSGDAVVLPSDGYQLLPAVRTRLESYGIEVRTAPTAHDAQLDALDGARLLWIETPSNPGLDVCDIRRLADAAHRRGALVAVDNTLATPLGQRPLDLGADFSVASGTKALTGHGDVLLGYASTRDAALADSVRLWRKTVGAIPGPMESWLAHRSLATLALRVRQQSAGALALAAALADRPEVTGLRHPGLPSDPSHELAARQMRPGRFGSVVSFVLPDKSFAERFLAALTLVDDATSFGGVRSSAERRARWGGDAVPEGFIRFSVGVEEPEDLIADVLRALNVAAQN, from the coding sequence ATGACCGGCGACGGCACCCGCGCCGTACGAGCCGGGCTCCCGGAGCCCGAGGCCTATGAGCCGACCCTCCCCGGGCCGGTGTTCGCGGCCCACTACCACCTCCCCGGCGATGCCGTCGGCCCCTACACCTACGGCCGCGACGCCAATCCGACGTGGACCCGTCTGGAGCAGGCCATCGGCGAGCTCGAATCGCCGGACGAGAGCGCCCATACCGTGGCCTTCGCTTCCGGGATGGCGGCGATCACCGCGGTCCTCTTCTCCCAGCTGCGCTCCGGCGACGCTGTGGTGCTCCCCAGCGACGGCTATCAGCTGCTGCCGGCCGTCCGCACGCGTCTGGAGAGCTACGGCATCGAGGTCCGTACGGCGCCGACGGCACACGACGCACAGCTCGATGCGCTGGACGGCGCCCGGCTGCTGTGGATCGAGACGCCTTCCAACCCCGGCCTCGATGTCTGCGACATCCGGCGGCTGGCCGACGCGGCGCACCGCCGGGGCGCCCTGGTCGCCGTCGACAACACCCTCGCCACCCCGCTCGGCCAGCGCCCGCTCGACCTCGGCGCGGACTTCTCGGTGGCCAGCGGCACCAAGGCGCTCACCGGCCACGGCGACGTCCTGCTGGGCTATGCCAGCACCCGCGATGCCGCGCTCGCCGATTCCGTACGGCTGTGGCGCAAGACCGTGGGCGCGATCCCGGGCCCCATGGAGAGCTGGCTCGCGCATCGCTCCCTCGCCACCCTCGCGCTGCGTGTCCGCCAGCAGTCGGCCGGTGCGCTGGCGCTGGCCGCGGCGCTGGCGGACCGCCCGGAGGTCACCGGCCTGCGCCACCCCGGACTGCCGTCCGACCCGTCCCACGAGCTCGCCGCCCGGCAGATGCGCCCGGGGCGCTTCGGCTCCGTGGTGTCCTTCGTGCTGCCCGACAAGTCCTTCGCCGAGCGGTTCCTGGCCGCGCTGACCTTGGTCGACGATGCGACGAGCTTCGGGGGCGTACGGTCCAGCGCGGAGCGGCGGGCCCGTTGGGGCGGAGACGCGGTGCCGGAGGGCTTCATCCGCTTCTCGGTCGGCGTCGAGGAGCCGGAGGATCTGATCGCGGATGTCCTCCGGGCACTGAACGTGGCCGCACAGAACTGA
- a CDS encoding LysR family transcriptional regulator, which produces MDLALLRTFVTVHRAGSFTRAAALLGLSQPAVTSQIRSLERQLGRPLFLRNARGVTATTIGDELAHKVAPHLDALTEITEAGLDRDSVTRTLHLAGPPEFLTERALPALTPLIAQGLSIRTAFGPAEEMLTGLAAGHHDLAVTTTRPRGGLLTATPLCDEEHVLIAAPHWAAGLGGPEALQAGGVRLLDPVPIVEVHESLPLITRYWSAVFDAKPTGSAAVIAGDLRAVLSCVAAGAGLAVLPRYLCADALADGDVLTLLDPPVPPLRTYFLAVRTGTLGLPHIARAHEGLLRTAVDW; this is translated from the coding sequence ATGGATCTGGCTCTGCTGCGCACCTTTGTCACGGTGCACCGGGCCGGCTCCTTCACCCGCGCCGCGGCGTTACTCGGCCTCTCCCAGCCCGCGGTGACCAGCCAGATCCGGTCGCTGGAACGCCAGTTGGGCCGCCCGCTCTTCCTCCGGAACGCCCGTGGGGTCACCGCCACCACCATCGGCGACGAACTGGCTCACAAAGTGGCGCCGCATCTGGACGCGCTCACCGAGATCACCGAGGCAGGCCTGGACCGGGACTCCGTCACCCGCACCCTCCATCTCGCCGGCCCCCCGGAGTTCCTCACCGAGCGCGCGCTCCCGGCGCTGACCCCGCTGATAGCCCAGGGCCTGTCCATCCGCACCGCCTTCGGGCCCGCGGAGGAGATGCTGACCGGTCTGGCGGCCGGCCACCACGATCTGGCCGTCACCACGACCCGACCGCGCGGCGGACTGCTCACCGCCACACCGCTGTGCGACGAGGAGCATGTACTGATCGCCGCGCCGCACTGGGCGGCCGGTCTGGGCGGCCCCGAGGCGCTGCAGGCCGGTGGCGTCCGCCTGCTGGACCCCGTACCGATCGTCGAGGTCCACGAAAGTCTGCCGCTGATCACCCGCTACTGGTCCGCGGTCTTCGACGCCAAGCCCACGGGCTCCGCCGCCGTGATCGCCGGCGATCTGCGGGCGGTGCTGTCCTGTGTCGCGGCCGGCGCGGGGCTCGCCGTACTGCCCCGTTATCTGTGCGCCGACGCGCTGGCCGACGGCGACGTCCTCACCCTGCTCGACCCGCCGGTGCCCCCGTTGCGGACCTACTTCCTGGCCGTACGGACCGGGACGCTCGGCCTGCCGCACATCGCACGGGCGCATGAAGGGCTGCTGCGGACCGCTGTCGACTGGTGA